A part of Melittangium boletus DSM 14713 genomic DNA contains:
- a CDS encoding helix-turn-helix domain-containing protein, with protein MAPAAKGRKREQGPRKSEPPAPEAPSSDEAWAYEVAHAESSTDLAPLVGRNLRRLRTQRGLSLERLAKASGVSRAMLGQIELGQSAPTINVIWKIARALGIPFSALISTTAQSGTRLMRSQQSKRLASHDGSFVSRALFPFDEPRRVEFYELRLAARAVEEADAHPPGTMENLVVTSGSVEIERGEERHVLAAGDAILFEADVAHVYRNVGDVDATMYLVMTYAETVG; from the coding sequence GTGGCTCCCGCCGCCAAGGGCCGCAAGCGGGAGCAGGGTCCGAGGAAGTCGGAGCCACCCGCTCCCGAGGCGCCTTCCTCCGACGAGGCGTGGGCCTATGAAGTGGCGCACGCGGAGTCGTCGACCGATCTGGCGCCCCTCGTGGGCCGCAACCTGCGCCGTCTGCGCACCCAGCGAGGCCTGTCCCTGGAGCGGCTCGCCAAGGCGTCCGGGGTGAGCCGGGCGATGCTGGGGCAGATCGAGCTGGGCCAGAGCGCGCCCACCATCAACGTCATCTGGAAGATCGCCCGGGCGCTGGGCATTCCTTTCTCGGCGCTCATCAGCACCACGGCCCAGAGCGGGACGCGGTTGATGCGCTCGCAGCAGTCCAAGCGGCTCGCCTCGCACGACGGCAGCTTCGTGTCGCGGGCGCTCTTTCCCTTCGACGAGCCCCGGCGCGTGGAGTTCTACGAGCTGCGGCTGGCCGCGAGGGCCGTGGAGGAGGCGGACGCCCACCCTCCTGGAACGATGGAGAACCTGGTGGTGACGTCGGGCTCGGTGGAGATCGAGCGGGGCGAGGAGCGCCACGTGCTGGCCGCGGGCGATGCCATCCTGTTCGAGGCGGACGTGGCCCATGTCTATCGCAACGTGGGTGACGTGGACGCCACCATGTACCTGGTGATGACGTACGCGGAGACGGTCGGCTAA
- a CDS encoding translation initiation factor: MAKKEDTAEGFHHPFARLQGLRDTLPSSQPERRPEDFPDTPPPHGPERVTLRRENTRGGEEVTVVEGLGLSSPELQAWLQALQRGLACTGSVDGERLVLRGDHRFKLPDLLLRRGVKRVVHG; the protein is encoded by the coding sequence ATGGCGAAGAAGGAGGACACGGCGGAGGGGTTCCACCACCCATTCGCCCGGTTACAAGGTCTGCGCGACACCCTGCCTTCCTCCCAACCCGAGAGACGTCCGGAGGACTTTCCCGACACGCCACCCCCCCATGGACCCGAGCGCGTCACCCTCCGCAGGGAGAACACCCGCGGTGGAGAGGAAGTCACGGTGGTGGAAGGCCTGGGCCTGAGCTCCCCGGAACTCCAGGCGTGGCTCCAGGCCCTCCAGCGCGGTCTCGCGTGCACGGGCTCGGTCGACGGCGAGCGGCTCGTCCTCCGGGGAGATCACCGCTTCAAGCTGCCGGACCTGTTGCTGCGCCGGGGCGTCAAGCGCGTGGTCCACGGCTGA
- a CDS encoding GNAT family N-acetyltransferase has translation MATHRRFHAHYRERLMLLDGTWAEVRMVCPEDAPLLSEGFARLSARSRFQRFLSAKSRLSEEELRYLTAVDGERHVAIGAVTWDDTGEEVGLGVARFIRLEETPEVAEMAITVVDDAQGKGLGRVLMDILVAAARERGVERFEVRVLAGNEAMYRLVQALAPCEPEREGEALCFNVPLNPALSGGTELLRPLLALAAQGALTLIGPTCRRRFLPLAPGGAPPEARAS, from the coding sequence ATGGCCACCCACCGCCGTTTTCATGCGCACTACCGGGAGCGGCTGATGCTCCTGGATGGGACGTGGGCGGAGGTGCGGATGGTGTGCCCCGAGGACGCGCCGCTGCTGAGCGAGGGGTTCGCGCGGCTGTCCGCGCGCTCGCGCTTCCAGCGCTTCTTGTCCGCCAAGTCCCGGTTGAGCGAGGAGGAATTGCGCTACCTCACGGCGGTGGATGGGGAGCGGCACGTGGCCATTGGCGCGGTGACCTGGGACGACACGGGCGAGGAGGTGGGGCTGGGCGTGGCCCGCTTCATCCGTCTGGAGGAGACACCCGAGGTGGCCGAGATGGCCATCACCGTGGTGGACGACGCCCAGGGCAAGGGCCTGGGCCGCGTGCTGATGGACATCCTGGTGGCGGCGGCACGGGAGCGGGGCGTGGAACGCTTCGAGGTTCGGGTGCTGGCGGGCAACGAGGCGATGTACCGGCTGGTGCAGGCGCTGGCTCCGTGCGAGCCCGAGAGGGAAGGCGAGGCGCTGTGCTTCAACGTACCGCTCAACCCCGCGTTGAGCGGAGGCACCGAGCTGCTGCGGCCGTTGCTGGCGCTCGCGGCCCAGGGCGCGCTCACGCTCATCGGGCCCACGTGCCGCCGCAGATTCCTGCCGCTCGCACCGGGTGGGGCCCCTCCGGAAGCCCGCGCGTCCTGA